A window of the Arachis duranensis cultivar V14167 chromosome 5, aradu.V14167.gnm2.J7QH, whole genome shotgun sequence genome harbors these coding sequences:
- the LOC107488201 gene encoding uncharacterized protein LOC107488201 isoform X2, protein MHKKKIRIFYYKKAPTSRHGGGDPLGVIAASSSPASWAWTQCRWLRRSERRAKQRFREERELASPSSLPSPPQFIASPDLVATPKPLRMFHYYVLDETQNKLDYILSLSLTVENFHYDLLRDSPHSLRIARSKITQIKTLASSTVLPPLSVVAFPNPHLPWLLCLRIQAARRHVVRFATRPRLFVVLLSVKAMLRRDNFQSFQHALLVPKEEDCIEWFENAGFKDVKLERIGPKWYHGGFKVRHGQVHPSVHISFMTTSCLPSWS, encoded by the exons atgcacaaaaaaaaaatcagaattttttattacaaaaaagcACCAACTTCGCGTCATGGTGGAGGAGATCCGCTCGGTGTCATCGCTGCATCGTCTTCCCCGGCAAGTTGGGCGTGGACTCAGTGCCGCTGGCTGAGGAGATCTGAGAGAAGAGCAAAACAGAGATTCAGAGAGGAGAGAGAGCTCGCCTCGCCGTCGTCGTTGCCGTCGCCACCGCAGTTCATCGCCTCTCCAGATCTGGTCGCAACGCCCAAGCCTCTGAGGATGTTCCATTACTACGTCCTCGACGAGACGCAGAACAAACTCGATTacatcctctctctctctctcactgtTGAGAACTTCCATTACGACCTCCTTCGTGATTCACCTCACTCACTCAGAATCGCACGTTCAAAAATTACCCAAATCAAAACCCTAGCTTCTTCAACGGTTCTGCCGCCGCTGTCCGTGGTTGCCTTCCCCAATCCCCATCTCCCGTGGCTTCTCTGTTTGAGGATTCAAGCTGCTCGCCGTCATGTGGTTCGTTTCGCCACTCGCCCTCGTCTCTTTGTCGTCCTGCTGTCCGTCAAAG CAATGCTCAGACGTGATAATTTTCAATCTTTCCAGCATGCATTATTGGTCCCAAAGGAGGAAGACTGCATTGAATGGTTTGAAAATGCTGGCTTCAAAGACGTTAAGCTCGAAAGGATAGGTCCAAAGTGGTACCATGGTGGCTTCAAAGTCCGGCATGGCCAAGTTCATCCATCAGTGCATATTAG
- the LOC107488200 gene encoding putative transferase At4g12130, mitochondrial: protein MNCVAFTKSIYGRFRSIHHTAFKQFSDHRETQQLLDAGPVASLLKSRGVIRFRGPDTLKFLQGLLSNDVRSFGEPLGEKTANVPTPNVPVATVPPLYAALLTPQGRFLYDFFLYKPPKPDTKLDDTGTAPGSDPHDPFDLFADVDASALAELLHTLKKYRLRSKVEIDDVTEQFSCWQRYGAGVPVKSSNKEEPEAASLGWGAGVDNAGVSSSRANNIGWQWFKDPRLVCLGFRGIFPSNTIPPLVEVGKETDEQNYLLWRIEQGVAEGSSEIPKGEAVPLEYNLAGLNAISFDKGCYVGQELIARTHHRGVIRKRVVPLKFIDDDGKEVENKVIPGSEVMNTASGKKAGTVTTAMGCRGLGLLRLDDAFKGSNTLSIQGQEDVKVVASKPDWWPSEWLQDQQQTAYA from the exons ATGAATTGCGTTGCATTCACCAAATCAATTTATGGGCGCTTCAGAAGCATCCACCACACCGCCTTTAAACAATTCTCCGACCATCGCGAAACCCAGCAGCTATTGGATGCTGGTCCCGTGGCGTCTCTCTTGAAATCGCGGGGTGTTATCCGGTTCCGAGGTCCTGACACACTCAAGTTCCTTCAGGGTTTGTTGAGCAACGATGTACGCAGCTTCGGTGAACCCCTGGGTGAGAAAACCGCGAATGTGCCAACGCCCAATGTTCCTGTGGCCACTGTCCCTCCTCTATACGCCGCACTTTTGACCCCTCAGGGAAGATTCCTTTATGACTTTTTCCTCTATAAGCCCCCCAAGCCTGATACCAAGCTTGATGATACCGGCACTGCCCCTGGCTCCGACCCTCATGATCCCTTTGATTTGTTCGCCGATGTGGATGCTTCTGCTTTGGCTGAATTGCTTCACACCTTAAAGAA ATACCGGTTGAGGTCAAAGGTTGAGATTGATGATGTCACAGAGCAATTCTCGTGCTGGCAGCGTTACGGTGCTGGTGTTCCTGTTAAGTCCTCCAACAAAGAAGAaccagaagctgcctctcttgGCTGGGGTGCTGGTGTGGACAATGCTGGAGTGTCATCTTCACGTGCAAATAATATTGGATGGCAGTGGTTTAAGGATCCTAGATTGGTCTGTCTGGGTTTCAGAGGGATCTTCCCATCGAATACAATTC CACCTCTTGTTGAGGTTGGTAAAGAAACAGATGAACAGAATTACCTTTTGTGGAGAATAGAGCAAGGGGTAGCAGAAGGATCAAGCGAGATCCCGAAAG GTGAGGCAGTACCACTAGAGTACAATCTTGCAGGCCTTAATGCTATTAGCTTTGACAAAGGTTGCTATGTCGGCCAGGAACTCATAGCTCGAACACACCACAGAGGGGTGATAAGGAAGCGTGTAGTTCCTCTAAAGTTTATcgatgatgatgggaaag AAGTAGAAAACAAGGTGATTCCTGGGTCAGAAGTGATGAACACTGCATCTGGCAAAAAGGCTGGTACAGTAACTACCGCCATGGGATGTCGCGGGTTGGGGCTCTTGCGGCTAGATGATGCCTTTAAAGGGTCCAATACATTATCCATACAAGGACAAGAGGATGTGAAGGTTGTCGCTAGTAAACCCGATTGGTGGCCTTCTGAATGGCTTCAAGATCAGCAACAAACTGCTTATGCGTAA